From Enterococcus mundtii, the proteins below share one genomic window:
- the menC gene encoding o-succinylbenzoate synthase has product MKIVNIQQYCLRLPLVTPFRTSYGRLETKAFDLLIVEDELGNQGIGELVAFERADYIEETIDMSRSVLQKELIPCLFELDFSHPSEIWSAFKHTQGNFMAKSAVETAVWDLYARRIGRPLQKLFSAERSAIPVGVSIGVHDNPIDLLATAKTYVDQGYQRIKLKITPGYDLVPLQALREQYPEIQLMADANSAYTINDLPLFKKMDALKLAMIEQPFHPRDYVDHAILQKEIKTAVCLDENIRTLEDVKTAHALGSCRAINLKIPRVGGITEALRIVDFCQENDLLVWLGGMFESGVGRAMNLHFASQDCFTFPGDLSAFDRYFHDDIVEPKARITNGLLMIPGQSGIGVTWQEKQLLKYAYDKKTYRIK; this is encoded by the coding sequence ATCAAAATAGTCAACATCCAACAGTACTGTTTGCGACTACCCTTAGTGACACCTTTTAGAACGAGCTATGGTCGATTGGAAACAAAAGCTTTTGATTTGTTGATCGTGGAAGACGAGTTAGGGAATCAGGGGATAGGCGAGCTGGTCGCTTTTGAACGAGCAGATTACATTGAAGAAACGATTGATATGAGTCGATCGGTATTACAAAAAGAGCTGATTCCTTGTTTATTCGAACTTGACTTCTCGCATCCCTCAGAAATTTGGTCAGCTTTCAAGCATACGCAAGGGAATTTTATGGCAAAATCAGCAGTTGAAACAGCTGTTTGGGATCTTTATGCTCGTCGAATAGGACGCCCATTACAAAAGTTGTTTTCTGCCGAACGATCAGCGATTCCCGTAGGTGTCAGTATTGGTGTCCATGACAACCCGATAGATTTACTTGCGACTGCAAAAACTTATGTTGATCAAGGGTACCAACGAATCAAGTTGAAAATCACTCCTGGCTATGACTTAGTGCCACTGCAAGCGTTGCGTGAGCAATATCCAGAGATCCAATTGATGGCAGATGCAAATTCTGCTTATACGATCAACGATCTGCCGTTATTCAAGAAAATGGACGCCTTGAAGCTTGCGATGATCGAACAACCTTTTCACCCTCGTGACTATGTTGACCATGCCATACTTCAAAAGGAAATCAAAACAGCTGTTTGTCTTGATGAGAATATCCGAACACTGGAAGACGTAAAAACAGCTCATGCATTGGGAAGTTGTCGGGCAATCAATTTAAAGATTCCCAGAGTGGGAGGGATCACTGAGGCTTTAAGGATCGTTGATTTTTGTCAGGAAAATGACTTGCTCGTTTGGTTAGGTGGCATGTTTGAATCCGGAGTCGGTCGAGCGATGAATCTGCATTTTGCAAGTCAAGATTGCTTTACTTTTCCAGGAGACTTGTCTGCTTTTGATCGCTATTTCCATGATGATATCGTCGAACCAAAAGCTAGAATCACAAATGGACTTTTGATGATTCCTGGTCAATCAGGGATTGGTGTCACATGGCAAGAAAAGCAGTTGTTGAAGTATGCGTACGATAAAAAAACATATAGAATTAAATAG
- a CDS encoding glycoside hydrolase family 13 protein, with protein MNTAAIYHRPESEFAYLYSETTMRIRLRTSKDDVKHVSVISGDPYTIFSENWYLKEQPMKKGLSTLLHDYWEIELTSDTRRLQYGFHIVGIDGMDCFYGDQGIFPYQEETLANANYYFRMPYFQQIDRFKVPEWAKQTIWYQIFPERFANGDPTNDPKGTLPWGSKDPDREDFFGGDLQGVIDHLDYLADLGITGIYFCPVFEATSNHKYDTIDYYAVDPQFGDKELLKELITKAHDKGIRIMLDAVFNHMGSHAPQWQDVIENGEKSRYKDWFHIHSFPVDAYQMTDVPETAENLAYDTFAFTPFMPKLNTANQEVQDYLLDIATYWVKEFDIDGWRLDVANEVDHHFWKKFREAVTTIKPDIYILGEIWHSSQAWLQGDEFHAVMNYAFMDSIKDYFVHKKITPTQMVSGMNHQQMLYRDQVNEGTFNLLDSHDTARILTLCKEDKELMKSVLAFMFLQKGAPCIYYGTEIGMTGHDDPDCRKCMVWEKDQQDLELKGFVKELICVRKQVQQVLIEGDLTWRSVDDKNEQIHLTRHLDQQTIHAYFNQGTEPYLVDLENDVLFSQNCDILKDGKAEVQTNGFLILC; from the coding sequence ATGAATACTGCAGCAATTTATCATCGACCCGAAAGTGAATTTGCTTATTTATACAGTGAGACAACAATGCGGATTCGCTTACGTACAAGTAAAGATGATGTCAAACACGTTTCTGTGATCAGCGGAGATCCATATACGATTTTCTCAGAAAATTGGTATTTAAAAGAACAACCAATGAAAAAAGGGTTAAGTACACTTCTTCATGATTACTGGGAAATCGAGTTGACGAGTGATACTAGACGATTGCAATACGGGTTTCACATCGTGGGAATTGATGGGATGGATTGTTTTTACGGAGACCAAGGAATATTCCCTTATCAAGAAGAAACATTGGCGAATGCAAACTATTATTTCCGTATGCCATATTTTCAACAAATCGATCGCTTCAAAGTACCTGAATGGGCAAAACAAACGATTTGGTATCAAATATTTCCTGAACGCTTTGCGAATGGTGATCCAACAAATGATCCTAAAGGGACGTTGCCTTGGGGAAGTAAAGACCCGGATCGAGAAGATTTCTTTGGCGGAGATCTTCAAGGGGTGATCGATCATCTCGATTACCTAGCTGATTTAGGGATCACAGGGATTTATTTCTGTCCTGTTTTTGAAGCAACCTCGAATCACAAATATGACACGATCGATTATTATGCGGTCGATCCACAATTTGGTGATAAAGAGTTATTGAAAGAGTTAATCACAAAAGCGCATGATAAAGGAATCCGAATCATGCTGGATGCCGTGTTCAATCATATGGGTAGTCATGCACCACAATGGCAAGATGTGATCGAAAATGGCGAGAAATCCCGCTACAAAGACTGGTTCCACATCCATTCATTTCCAGTGGATGCCTATCAAATGACAGATGTTCCTGAAACAGCCGAAAATCTGGCATATGATACGTTTGCATTTACGCCATTTATGCCTAAGCTCAATACAGCAAATCAAGAAGTACAAGATTATTTATTAGATATTGCCACGTATTGGGTCAAGGAATTTGATATCGATGGATGGCGGTTAGATGTAGCAAATGAAGTGGATCATCATTTTTGGAAGAAATTCAGAGAAGCGGTCACTACGATCAAACCTGATATTTATATTTTAGGTGAAATCTGGCATTCTTCTCAAGCTTGGTTACAGGGCGATGAATTCCATGCGGTGATGAACTACGCCTTTATGGATTCGATCAAAGACTATTTCGTCCATAAAAAAATCACACCCACTCAAATGGTCAGTGGCATGAATCATCAGCAAATGCTATATCGTGATCAAGTCAATGAAGGAACATTCAATCTATTGGATTCTCATGATACAGCAAGAATATTGACTTTGTGTAAAGAGGACAAGGAACTGATGAAATCAGTGTTAGCTTTCATGTTCTTACAAAAAGGGGCGCCTTGCATCTACTACGGAACAGAAATCGGCATGACAGGTCATGATGATCCTGACTGTCGAAAATGTATGGTCTGGGAAAAGGACCAGCAAGATCTTGAATTGAAGGGGTTCGTCAAAGAATTGATCTGTGTGCGTAAACAAGTGCAACAAGTGTTGATTGAAGGGGATCTGACTTGGCGATCGGTCGACGATAAAAACGAACAAATTCATTTGACTCGTCATCTCGATCAGCAAACCATTCATGCTTATTTCAATCAAGGAACAGAACCGTACTTGGTCGATTTAGAAAATGATGTTTTATTCAGCCAAAATTGTGACATCTTAAAAGACGGCAAAGCTGAAGTCCAAACGAATGGATTTTTGATCCTTTGTTAA